DNA from Chiloscyllium punctatum isolate Juve2018m chromosome 28, sChiPun1.3, whole genome shotgun sequence:
GTCATTAATACACTCACCGCTTTAATAACTTGATCACTCAAGCTCTTGAATTCCGGAGTAGTTTTATCTTTCAAAGCATTTTCAAAATTCTTGTTGATAATTCTGAAAGTTATAATGAAATTTGATGTTGGGTTTGCTGTGGTACTAGACATCTTAGTGGTGGTCTTCATGGTTGTCAGCACTGGGGATGCTGTGGTACTGCTTGACTGTGTAATGCTCGTGGTTACATATCTGGTTGTGGTGCCAGATACTGTATTGTCATTTGGAACAGTGGTACTGACCTGCTGAATAGTTGAGGAGGTCAGAACAGTGTTTGTCAGTGTTATGGTGCTCTGGCTATTGGTGGCATTGGCAGGCTCTTGTGTGGTTACCTGTGATGTCAACGTCACTTTTGAAGCAGTGGAGTTTGACAATGGAGTTGGTGTTGGAATGACAGTAGTCCTGGGGGGTACTACACTCATGTTGGTAGAGGTTGTACTGTTCAAATTGGAAACAACTGTAGACAGAAAAGAGGTTGTAGACTGATGAGTCAAACTCGAACTGGTTGTCACGTTAACTGTTGACTCATTGCGTGTGAACGTGGTGCTTGTAATGTTTACACCAACTGTCGTGGCAGAGAGAGTTTGACCCTCTGTATTATTTGAGCTTGTGACAGACACCACTGTCCTTCCACTAGATGCTGCAGTATTGTCTGGCTGCAAGGTGGATGAGACATTAACAGTCGTAGTGAGGTTCAGGTTTTGTGGAGTAGTAAGGGAGGTGCTGATAGTCATGCCTATAGTAGCTGTAGAATGAAAGTTTCCAGTCGAGTTTGTTTCAGCTGTACTATTGGATGTTGCTGCTGTAGAGAACAGTGAGGAGGCATTATTTGTGACAGCAGAACTTGTGAATAATGGGGCAGTTGTGCTGGTGTTCACTGGCAGGGTAGTTGAGTTGTCATTTGCTGGCAAAGTGAAGGTGCTTATGTTTACTGGCAGGGTGGAGGCAGTTGCATTTGCTGGTAGTACAGATGTGCTGCTATTTTCTGGAGATCTGGACGTGCCGTTCACCGGTGGGCTGGATGTGCTGTTAACCAGTGGGCTGGATGTGCCATTCACCGGTGGGCTGGATGTGCCATTCACCGGTGGGCTGGATGTGCTGTTCACCGGTGGGCTGGATGTGCCATTCACCGGTGGGCTGGACGTGCTGTTCACCGGTGGGCTGGACGTGCCGTTCATTGGTGGGCTGGACGTGCCGTTCATTGGTGGGCTGGACGTGCCATTCATTGGTGGGCTGGACGTGCCGTTCATTGGTGGGCTGGACGTGCCGTTCACCAGTGGGCTCGATGTGCCATTCACTGGTGGGCTGGACGTGCCGTTCACCGGTGGGCTGGACGTGTCGTTCATTGGCGGGCTGGACGTGCCGTTCACTGGTTGACTGGACGTGCTGTTCACCGGTGGGCTGGACGTGCCGTTCACTGGTTGACTGGACGTGCTGTTCACCGGTGGGCTGGATGTGCCGTTCACAGGTGGGCTGGACGTGTCGTTCATTGGTGGGCTGGACGTGCTGTTCACCGGTGGGCTGGACGTGTCGTTCATTGGTGGGCTGGACGTGCCGTTCACAGGTGGGCTGGACGTGTCGTTTATTGGTGGGCTGGACGTGCTGTTCACCGGTGGGCTGGATGTACTGTTTACTGGTGGGCTGGATGTGCCGTTCACCAGTGGGCTTAATGTGCTGTTCACCGGTGGGCTGGACGTGTTGTTCATTGGTGGGCTGGATGTGGTGTTCATTGGTGGGCTGGACGTGGTGTTCATTGGTGGGCTGGATGTGCCGTTCACTGGTGGGCTGGATGTGCTGTTCATTAATGGGCTAGACGTGGTGTTCATCGGTGGGCTCGATGTACTGTTCACTGGTTGGCTGGATGTGCCGTTCACCGGTTGGCTGGATGTGCCGTTCATCGGTGGGCTGGATGTACCGTTCACTGGTGGGCTGGATGTGCTGTTCCTTAATGGGCTAGACGTGGTGTTCATCGGTGGGCTCGATGTACTGTTCACTGGTTGGCTGGATGTGCCGTTCACCGGTGGGCTGGATGTGCCGTTCACCGGTGGGTTGGATGTGCCGTTCATCGGTGGGCTAGACGTGCTGGTCATTGGTGGGCTGGACGTGCTGTTTGTGCTTGTTTGCTGAGAAGACGTGCTTGTGCTCCCCTGCGGGGAGAGTGTGGTCAGCGACAGTTTTGTACTGAATACATGAGAGGAGATACTGGAATTTGGAGTGCTTGAAACAAATGATGAAACAGTTCCAGTGTTCCCTTGTGCTGTGTGTACTACTGCCActgaaaagacaaaaaaaaagcaaagataATTGTGAgtgaaaaacaaaaacagaggttgctggaaaagctgagcaaaCCTGGCCGTCGCTGTGAAAAGATATCAGAGTTAACAGTTCAGGtgtggtgacccttcctcagaactggtggATTCATAATTGAGAGTGAACTGGGTGCAagggaaagttaaaaaaaaaagtgggtTCTGTTTTGTGTCGATCACCTAGTCCTCAAGTGAAAGCTGCTCTGGCACTTTGCTGCACTGACCCCCACCCTAACACACCACAACTTGTTTTGTTGATTAATAGCTTTTATAGCAGTCAGGTCTGATAACCCGATACTGTTAAGTAGCACGCTGGTACCAACATATCAAAGTATCATATCAAAGATGCTCTTCCTCAGATGAGATATTAAGTTGAGGCTCATCTGCAAATTCCATTCATCCTAAAGATTTAATGCACAAGTAAAGGTAATTGTCTGTCAAAATGCTTCCCTTGAATACTAGGACCAATTTAGCTGGTCATTTATTTCAGTGTTGACATGTGCATTCGTCATGTTTGAGAGTAACACTGTTTCTAAGCTCTCTGTCTCTTCACAGGGTCCACCTCCCCTCCACCACACATTGGGAAACAAAGGGACAATACTGCAATGCCAGGAT
Protein-coding regions in this window:
- the LOC140453983 gene encoding uncharacterized protein gives rise to the protein MKPRRQSSALLLLGLYLGAVAVVHTAQGNTGTVSSFVSSTPNSSISSHVFSTKLSLTTLSPQGSTSTSSQQTSTNSTSSPPMTSTSSPPMNGTSNPPVNGTSSPPVNGTSSQPVNSTSSPPMNTTSSPLRNSTSSPPVNGTSSPPMNGTSSQPVNGTSSQPVNSTSSPPMNTTSSPLMNSTSSPPVNGTSSPPMNTTSSPPMNTTSSPPMNNTSSPPVNSTLSPLVNGTSSPPVNSTSSPPVNSTSSPPINDTSSPPVNGTSSPPMNDTSSPPVNSTSSPPMNDTSSPPVNGTSSPPVNSTSSQPVNGTSSPPVNSTSSQPVNGTSSPPMNDTSSPPVNGTSSPPVNGTSSPLVNGTSSPPMNGTSSPPMNGTSSPPMNGTSSPPMNGTSSPPVNSTSSPPVNGTSSPPVNSTSSPPVNGTSSPPVNGTSSPLVNSTSSPPVNGTSRSPENSSTSVLPANATASTLPVNISTFTLPANDNSTTLPVNTSTTAPLFTSSAVTNNASSLFSTAATSNSTAETNSTGNFHSTATIGMTISTSLTTPQNLNLTTTVNVSSTLQPDNTAASSGRTVVSVTSSNNTEGQTLSATTVGVNITSTTFTRNESTVNVTTSSSLTHQSTTSFLSTVVSNLNSTTSTNMSVVPPRTTVIPTPTPLSNSTASKVTLTSQVTTQEPANATNSQSTITLTNTVLTSSTIQQVSTTVPNDNTVSGTTTRYVTTSITQSSSTTASPVLTTMKTTTKMSSTTANPTSNFIITFRIINKNFENALKDKTTPEFKSLSDQVIKALADAYSCSTCSLRSSYEGSEVLLFRQGSVITETKSTFNSDSSVDQGTVEQQFTAAIKNGTINKLQVKDIEVHEIKPSTTTTTTTSQAPIVPGWGIALLVLVCIILLLIIIIILLIIIYLCRRRNHGKFEMFGSRGSYYPMADRSDYPQYMTHSRFIAPNGKQNSYNQVSGNGTNMYSYTNHAAESDNL